In one Candidatus Planktophila versatilis genomic region, the following are encoded:
- a CDS encoding Mrp/NBP35 family ATP-binding protein has protein sequence MSTLELIHAALATVQDPELHRALPELGMVKSVAHNGTTAELEILLTITGCPMKDRLTTDIEKAVLAVDGVSEVSITFGVMDEEQRANIKKLLRNGRESFISFAQADSLTRVIGVASGKGGVGKSSLTANLAVASAQRGLRVGILDADVYGHSIPRLMGLIGQRPTAIDQMFIPLESFGVKTVSMEMFKPERSDAIAYRGPLLHRVLEQLLSDAYWGDLDLLFIDLPPGTGDLAISLGQLVPTSEIVVVTTPQIAAAEVAERAGRIAHQIHQRVFGVIENMSAYPCAKCGELTSLFGEGGGEETSKRLSQLVGSDVPLLGKVPFSPELREGGDGGSPVVISAPESPSAQVINEIVGKLIVREKSLLGVRLGLA, from the coding sequence ATGAGCACCTTAGAACTCATTCACGCAGCACTTGCCACCGTGCAAGACCCGGAACTCCATCGAGCTCTACCTGAACTGGGCATGGTGAAATCAGTTGCGCACAATGGAACAACGGCCGAGCTAGAGATTCTGCTCACCATTACTGGGTGCCCTATGAAGGATCGCCTTACAACCGATATTGAGAAGGCTGTTCTGGCAGTTGATGGAGTTTCAGAAGTTTCCATTACTTTTGGAGTGATGGATGAAGAGCAGCGGGCAAATATCAAGAAGTTACTTCGTAATGGCCGTGAAAGCTTTATCTCATTTGCGCAAGCTGATTCACTTACTCGTGTAATTGGTGTTGCATCTGGAAAAGGCGGGGTCGGAAAGTCATCTCTAACAGCAAACTTGGCAGTCGCATCTGCCCAGAGAGGGCTACGTGTCGGCATTCTTGATGCTGATGTCTACGGCCACTCAATTCCCCGCTTGATGGGATTAATAGGCCAACGCCCCACCGCGATAGATCAAATGTTTATTCCACTTGAATCCTTTGGTGTGAAGACTGTTTCGATGGAGATGTTTAAACCTGAACGCTCTGATGCCATTGCTTATCGCGGACCACTTCTACATCGCGTTCTGGAACAACTCTTATCAGATGCCTATTGGGGCGATCTTGATCTGCTCTTTATCGATCTTCCACCTGGAACCGGTGATCTTGCGATATCACTGGGGCAATTAGTTCCCACATCAGAGATTGTCGTCGTAACAACTCCACAAATTGCCGCAGCCGAAGTTGCAGAGCGAGCAGGGCGAATTGCCCATCAGATTCATCAACGTGTTTTTGGCGTGATTGAAAATATGTCAGCCTATCCATGCGCCAAGTGTGGTGAACTGACATCACTCTTTGGCGAAGGCGGGGGAGAAGAAACATCTAAACGGCTATCGCAACTGGTTGGATCAGATGTTCCACTGCTCGGCAAAGTTCCATTTAGCCCTGAACTTCGCGAAGGTGGAGATGGTGGAAGCCCGGTAGTTATTTCGGCTCCAGAAAGTCCAAGTGCTCAAGTGATTAACGAAATCGTTGGCAAGCTGATTGTGCGAGAGAAATCTTTACTTGGCGTCAGACTCGGGCTTGCGTAA
- a CDS encoding DUF1003 domain-containing protein codes for MARNNGLDTPRETRRSLRANYDPEAFGRLSEKFARFLGTARFLVYMTVFVFSWVIWNALAPRDLRFDDFPFIFLTLILSLQASYAAPLILLAQNRQADRDRISLNEDRAQNARSIADTEYLTRELASLRIALGDVATRDYLRNELGDLAKEIVEELRKPESDAK; via the coding sequence ATGGCACGTAACAATGGTTTAGATACCCCACGCGAGACCCGTCGATCCCTTCGCGCAAATTATGATCCGGAGGCATTCGGTCGCCTTTCCGAGAAGTTTGCTCGTTTCTTAGGCACTGCTCGCTTCTTGGTATACATGACAGTCTTTGTGTTTAGTTGGGTTATCTGGAACGCGCTCGCTCCACGTGATCTTAGATTTGATGATTTTCCATTCATCTTCCTTACTCTCATTCTCTCCTTGCAAGCCTCTTACGCTGCTCCACTTATTCTTCTTGCGCAAAATCGCCAGGCAGATAGAGATCGCATCTCACTTAACGAAGATCGCGCACAGAATGCTCGTAGTATCGCCGACACTGAGTATCTGACGCGTGAACTGGCAAGCCTAAGAATTGCACTAGGTGATGTTGCTACGCGCGATTACTTACGCAATGAGCTGGGCGATCTTGCCAAAGAGATTGTGGAAGAGTTACGCAAGCCCGAGTCTGACGCCAAGTAA
- a CDS encoding sigma factor-like helix-turn-helix DNA-binding protein produces MSNPQTLAQLLASLPEEERFILTLHYLRSKSSAEIAALLSVPEKSVIAVIESGKKRLTAFLGM; encoded by the coding sequence GTGAGCAACCCTCAAACACTGGCGCAATTGCTCGCCTCGCTACCTGAGGAAGAGCGATTCATCCTCACCTTGCATTACCTTCGATCCAAGAGCAGTGCAGAAATTGCAGCGCTCCTATCAGTTCCTGAGAAATCGGTTATCGCCGTAATTGAAAGCGGAAAGAAGCGGCTCACCGCCTTTTTGGGCATGTAA
- a CDS encoding sec-independent translocase, with the protein MFFDFGAGEVIGLALLAMILLGPDKLPQFAVDAAKMVKKIKNFASTATSELKENLGPGFEDLQPSDLHPKTFIKKQLANALEEDSNPKKLKTKAQIDPDLL; encoded by the coding sequence ATGTTCTTTGACTTTGGTGCTGGTGAAGTAATCGGGCTCGCTCTCCTTGCGATGATTCTTTTGGGTCCTGACAAGTTGCCACAATTCGCCGTTGATGCAGCAAAGATGGTCAAGAAAATCAAGAATTTTGCATCCACAGCCACAAGTGAACTTAAAGAGAATCTAGGCCCAGGTTTTGAAGATTTACAGCCTTCTGATTTACACCCAAAGACATTTATTAAAAAACAGTTAGCCAATGCTCTCGAAGAAGATAGCAATCCAAAGAAATTAAAGACAAAAGCACAGATCGATCCCGATCTCCTATGA
- a CDS encoding PHP domain-containing protein, translating into MIDLHTHTTCSDGTDSPFALVKKALSTGVTTLAITDHDSTAGWSEAITALQPQIELVLGAEISCLTSDGISVHMLGLLFDGENAAIQQILADSRDTRIPRMRKMVELLRADGIDISLADVQAQTPAGATVGRPHLADALVRKGVVASRDEAFLNLLNNESKYYVTHAAPTPVEAIRAIHAAGGVAVIAHPFASRRGQIITSETFADLVAAGLNGIEVDHRDQNAEERKTLREIAQELNLVITGSSDYHGTGKLNAMAENTTLAAQWEALEAQADARRVVRV; encoded by the coding sequence GTGATAGACCTACACACTCACACAACCTGTAGCGACGGTACTGATTCCCCATTCGCGCTAGTGAAGAAAGCACTTTCTACTGGCGTTACCACTCTTGCTATCACCGATCATGATTCCACTGCTGGATGGAGTGAAGCAATTACCGCGCTGCAACCTCAAATTGAACTTGTCTTAGGTGCAGAAATTTCTTGCCTGACTTCAGATGGAATTAGCGTGCACATGCTCGGACTTCTCTTTGATGGCGAAAACGCTGCGATTCAACAAATTCTTGCTGATTCACGCGATACCCGTATACCTAGAATGCGAAAAATGGTTGAACTCCTGCGAGCTGATGGCATTGATATTTCGCTAGCGGATGTGCAGGCGCAGACTCCAGCAGGTGCCACAGTGGGTAGACCACACCTAGCAGATGCACTTGTGCGCAAAGGAGTAGTCGCAAGCCGGGATGAAGCTTTCTTAAACTTGCTCAACAATGAATCCAAATACTATGTAACTCACGCTGCGCCCACTCCGGTCGAAGCAATTCGCGCAATTCATGCAGCGGGGGGAGTGGCAGTCATTGCTCATCCTTTTGCATCGCGCCGAGGGCAAATCATTACATCAGAGACATTTGCTGATTTGGTTGCTGCGGGGCTTAATGGCATTGAGGTAGACCATCGTGATCAAAATGCAGAGGAGCGCAAAACTCTGCGTGAAATAGCACAGGAGCTCAACCTTGTTATCACTGGATCAAGTGATTATCACGGCACCGGAAAACTTAATGCAATGGCAGAGAACACAACACTTGCGGCACAATGGGAAGCCTTAGAAGCGCAAGCAGATGCACGAAGGGTGGTACGAGTATGA
- a CDS encoding S1C family serine protease, with product MSDFDSKPWWEAPAPKGLNKTISLKSAIVLALGVGLIAGTFTASSTGSLFGRSVNLVKSSSTIERPVGSVAEIAQRVLPSVVSIAANSKNGGATGSGFVIDSTGYILTNNHVIAGSVESGGDISVSLNDGSEYSAKVVGRDSSYDLAVLKITGATLKALQFGDSDKVAVGDSVIAIGSPLGLTGTVTLGIISAKDRAVTAGESREDNSFINALQTDAAINPGNSGGPLVDATGSVIGVNSAIASLGYSARSQTGSIGLGFAIPINQARKTAEQLIKNGKATYPVIGVSVEMTYNGGDGALIAKTGVAIVKGGAADKAGLKAGDIITEFDGRAIGSAEELIVAIRAQNVGDKVEIIFKRGSETKRAILVLTASE from the coding sequence GTGAGTGATTTCGATAGCAAGCCGTGGTGGGAAGCGCCCGCACCAAAAGGCTTGAATAAAACAATCTCTCTAAAATCTGCAATCGTTCTTGCCCTCGGTGTGGGTCTTATTGCAGGTACATTTACAGCTTCCTCTACTGGATCGCTCTTTGGCCGCTCGGTAAATCTTGTTAAATCTTCATCGACAATCGAACGCCCGGTTGGATCTGTCGCCGAAATCGCCCAACGCGTTCTTCCATCAGTTGTCTCCATTGCGGCAAACTCAAAAAATGGTGGCGCAACTGGTTCTGGATTTGTTATCGACAGTACTGGCTACATCCTGACAAATAACCATGTGATTGCTGGATCAGTTGAAAGTGGTGGGGATATCTCAGTCAGTCTCAATGATGGGTCTGAGTATTCAGCGAAAGTCGTAGGTCGAGATAGTTCATATGATCTGGCAGTTCTGAAAATTACTGGTGCAACTCTCAAAGCCTTGCAATTCGGAGATAGCGATAAAGTTGCCGTGGGCGATTCAGTAATTGCTATTGGCTCACCACTGGGACTCACTGGCACAGTAACTCTCGGCATTATTAGCGCTAAGGATCGCGCAGTAACTGCCGGAGAATCGCGAGAAGACAATTCATTTATCAACGCGCTGCAAACCGATGCGGCAATTAACCCTGGAAACTCAGGCGGACCACTAGTCGATGCAACAGGTTCAGTCATTGGTGTGAACTCTGCTATTGCATCCCTTGGATATTCAGCAAGGTCTCAAACCGGGTCTATTGGTCTTGGATTTGCGATTCCCATTAATCAAGCACGCAAGACAGCAGAGCAGCTAATTAAGAATGGTAAAGCGACATATCCTGTTATTGGAGTCTCAGTTGAGATGACCTACAACGGGGGCGATGGCGCTCTCATTGCAAAGACAGGTGTTGCAATAGTCAAAGGTGGAGCCGCAGATAAAGCTGGGCTTAAGGCTGGAGATATCATCACTGAATTTGACGGACGCGCGATTGGGTCAGCTGAAGAGTTGATTGTTGCAATTCGTGCGCAAAATGTGGGCGATAAGGTAGAGATAATCTTTAAGCGTGGATCCGAGACCAAGAGAGCCATACTGGTTCTGACTGCATCAGAGTAA
- a CDS encoding DUF3117 domain-containing protein: MAAMKPRTGDGPMEVTKEARSLVMRIPLEGGGRLVVELNPQEANNLSAALEAAVALIKK; this comes from the coding sequence ATGGCAGCTATGAAACCTCGTACTGGTGATGGACCCATGGAAGTCACCAAGGAAGCGCGCTCGCTCGTCATGCGTATTCCGCTCGAAGGTGGAGGCCGTCTGGTCGTTGAACTTAATCCTCAGGAAGCAAACAACCTGAGCGCAGCCCTTGAGGCCGCAGTTGCTCTTATTAAGAAGTAG
- a CDS encoding MarC family protein — translation MNSMGTITFATQAFVTLFVIMDPPGATPIFLGLVGDKSPRERVRLAWQAAAVSLFVIASFAFFGQFILEYMNVSIEALQAAGGLLLLYVSLQLLTGTSKGGADQKSSNIGMVPLGTPLLAGPGAIVATMIYVQKADSTAQFIGLAVAIVAVHLIIGTVLMASTKIVGVIKDAGVTLLASIAGLLLAAIAVQMLANAIKAFTAN, via the coding sequence ATGAATTCAATGGGAACAATTACCTTTGCCACGCAAGCTTTTGTCACACTCTTTGTCATTATGGATCCACCAGGAGCTACGCCAATATTTCTTGGTTTGGTAGGAGATAAATCGCCACGCGAGCGAGTGCGTTTAGCGTGGCAGGCAGCAGCTGTTTCACTCTTTGTTATTGCTAGTTTTGCTTTCTTCGGGCAGTTCATTCTGGAATATATGAATGTCTCTATCGAGGCGCTGCAGGCAGCTGGAGGGTTACTTCTCCTCTATGTCTCATTACAACTTCTCACTGGCACATCAAAAGGTGGAGCTGATCAGAAAAGTTCCAATATCGGAATGGTGCCACTTGGTACTCCACTCCTTGCTGGCCCTGGAGCAATCGTTGCAACCATGATTTATGTGCAGAAGGCAGACTCAACTGCGCAGTTCATAGGATTAGCCGTGGCAATAGTTGCGGTGCACCTAATCATCGGAACAGTTCTGATGGCATCGACCAAGATTGTTGGTGTAATTAAAGATGCTGGGGTCACATTGTTGGCAAGTATCGCTGGGTTACTACTTGCGGCAATTGCAGTACAGATGTTGGCAAATGCAATCAAGGCATTTACCGCAAATTAG
- a CDS encoding DMT family transporter, which yields MESSGKSSAGIGIDNHTQMPARPDLIRLIIGVCGVGSSGPLIAMSAMPVPTLIFWRNFGGALLTLPFALRHKVTRTGVQLAALAGVLLALHFVGFFLSMRMTSVAAGTALAATQPIYAAFFVKLTGGHIPGKAWVGMFISFLGVLLVTGVDLQLDKKSFLGDLAALIAGALAAAYMLVGSRAQQQMETTSYTTICYFVCSITALPMALLLGYEVIHFSAREWWILLGLILGAQLLGHTVFNSTLKRVSPAIVSMIVFFEVPVAAILAFIFDIGKQPTLSIIPGVVLILLGCGLVVLRNTKESSVEL from the coding sequence ATGGAGTCATCTGGGAAATCATCGGCCGGCATAGGTATCGATAACCACACTCAGATGCCTGCACGCCCCGACCTGATTCGCCTCATTATCGGAGTATGTGGAGTCGGCTCCTCAGGGCCCCTAATTGCAATGAGTGCGATGCCGGTACCCACATTGATTTTCTGGCGAAATTTCGGAGGCGCGCTACTTACTCTGCCATTTGCACTGCGACATAAAGTCACTCGCACAGGTGTTCAATTAGCTGCACTTGCGGGAGTGTTGCTCGCACTGCACTTTGTAGGATTCTTTTTATCAATGCGTATGACAAGTGTTGCAGCAGGTACAGCCCTGGCTGCAACACAACCTATCTATGCCGCCTTCTTTGTAAAACTCACAGGGGGCCACATTCCAGGTAAAGCATGGGTTGGAATGTTTATTAGTTTTCTCGGCGTACTTCTTGTGACGGGCGTTGACTTGCAACTGGATAAAAAATCATTCTTAGGAGATCTGGCAGCGTTGATAGCCGGTGCACTCGCTGCTGCCTATATGTTGGTAGGTTCGCGCGCACAGCAGCAAATGGAAACAACGTCTTATACGACTATTTGTTACTTCGTATGTTCAATTACCGCACTACCGATGGCCTTACTCCTTGGCTATGAAGTGATTCATTTTTCAGCCAGAGAATGGTGGATCCTGCTGGGTCTGATTTTGGGAGCGCAACTCCTTGGCCACACGGTATTTAACTCAACGCTTAAGCGGGTATCTCCTGCAATTGTTTCGATGATTGTCTTCTTTGAAGTACCTGTAGCAGCAATTCTCGCCTTCATCTTTGACATTGGCAAGCAACCAACTTTAAGTATTATTCCTGGAGTAGTTCTTATTCTGCTTGGTTGTGGACTTGTTGTATTAAGGAATACAAAAGAGAGTAGCGTGGAACTGTGA
- a CDS encoding magnesium transporter MgtE N-terminal domain-containing protein, producing MSGNNSNRIFLARLAGTAVFDPNGDPVGKVRDAVATLRSNNQSPRILGLVVEVPLRRRVFVPITRVTSIESGAVVITGLLNMRRFDTRTGELLVLGDLLDRTITVIEDNEAVLVEDMAMEQNRTGDWLITRVHIMRKGHGFRRKGATSTLAWEDVTGFAQHESNQGVANLLSTLSNLRAADLAAVIQDLAPKRRVEVARALNDERLADVLEEMDEAERVALLAELEGERAADVLEEMDPDDAADLLREIGEERAQELINLMDPEDAEDVLRLMTYEDYSAGGMMTTEPIVMSADYTVADALAAVRQSEISPALASQVFIARQPLETPTGRFIGMVHYQRLLRERPSTLLGSIVDTNTQGVNPDASLHAVSSYLASYNLLSLPVIDANDRLLGAVTVDDVLDHLLPENWRHDHRDSATTTAALESIDTSFEDSHDVPKEL from the coding sequence ATGAGCGGAAATAACAGCAATCGAATATTTCTCGCCCGCTTAGCCGGAACTGCAGTTTTTGACCCTAACGGTGATCCAGTCGGCAAGGTGCGCGATGCTGTGGCGACCCTGCGTTCTAATAACCAATCACCGCGCATTCTAGGTTTAGTAGTTGAAGTACCACTTCGCCGTCGTGTATTCGTTCCAATCACCCGTGTGACATCAATTGAATCAGGCGCCGTTGTGATTACTGGGCTTCTTAATATGCGCCGCTTTGATACCCGCACTGGTGAATTACTCGTACTAGGTGATCTACTCGACCGCACCATCACAGTGATTGAAGATAATGAAGCTGTGCTTGTGGAAGATATGGCGATGGAGCAGAACCGCACCGGCGATTGGCTCATCACTCGCGTTCACATAATGCGAAAAGGCCATGGCTTCCGCCGTAAAGGAGCAACATCAACTCTTGCATGGGAAGATGTCACCGGCTTTGCACAACACGAATCAAATCAAGGTGTTGCAAATTTGCTTTCAACGTTAAGTAATCTGCGTGCGGCAGATTTAGCTGCCGTGATTCAAGACTTGGCACCTAAACGCCGCGTTGAAGTTGCGCGTGCACTCAATGACGAACGTCTTGCCGATGTTCTAGAAGAAATGGATGAGGCAGAGCGCGTGGCTCTCCTTGCTGAACTCGAAGGTGAACGCGCTGCCGATGTACTGGAGGAGATGGATCCTGATGACGCAGCAGACTTGTTGCGCGAAATCGGTGAAGAACGTGCACAAGAACTAATTAACTTGATGGACCCGGAAGATGCGGAAGATGTATTGCGGTTAATGACATATGAGGATTACTCAGCCGGTGGAATGATGACGACAGAGCCAATCGTGATGTCAGCTGATTACACCGTTGCTGATGCACTGGCAGCCGTGCGTCAGAGTGAAATCTCACCTGCGCTAGCATCACAAGTATTTATCGCCCGCCAACCACTAGAAACACCTACTGGGCGATTTATCGGAATGGTGCACTACCAGCGACTACTGCGTGAGCGTCCATCAACGCTCTTGGGATCGATCGTTGATACCAATACCCAAGGCGTAAACCCCGATGCCTCTTTACATGCTGTTTCCTCATACTTAGCTAGTTATAACTTGCTCTCCCTGCCGGTTATCGATGCAAATGATCGCCTGCTTGGCGCAGTAACGGTCGATGACGTCCTAGACCACTTGCTTCCTGAAAACTGGCGACATGACCACCGAGATTCAGCAACAACAACTGCCGCCCTTGAAAGTATTGATACAAGTTTTGAAGATTCACACGATGTACCGAAGGAGCTCTGA
- a CDS encoding O-methyltransferase has protein sequence MNIDPHTYAETFIAEGTVKSAARARGEENGVIDVSQGTGAYLRQLAHQIKAQSVVEIGTGSGVGSLWLLEGMLGSGTLTSIDDEMEHTSIAKIALAEAEIAQTRIRFITNAVMDVMTKLTDRAYDLVVFRHNPEDLSFAISEAHRILRSGGVFVIDNFYGGGKVPDPAQRDPKTIALREAGKAVKADTDSWVTSLIPIGDGLLLATKL, from the coding sequence ATGAACATTGACCCGCATACCTATGCAGAGACATTTATTGCAGAAGGCACTGTGAAAAGTGCGGCGCGTGCGCGAGGAGAAGAAAATGGAGTCATCGATGTCTCCCAAGGAACGGGTGCATATCTGCGCCAACTTGCTCATCAAATTAAGGCACAGTCAGTAGTTGAAATTGGAACAGGATCTGGAGTTGGTTCACTCTGGCTACTTGAGGGAATGCTTGGAAGCGGAACTCTGACATCGATAGATGATGAGATGGAACATACGTCGATTGCAAAAATCGCTCTAGCCGAAGCAGAAATCGCACAGACTCGAATTAGATTTATTACCAATGCGGTTATGGATGTCATGACAAAGCTCACCGATCGCGCCTATGACCTGGTTGTCTTTAGACACAATCCGGAGGATTTAAGTTTTGCCATCTCTGAAGCACATAGAATCCTTCGAAGTGGCGGCGTTTTTGTGATTGATAATTTTTATGGTGGTGGCAAGGTTCCGGACCCAGCCCAGCGCGATCCGAAGACTATTGCTCTGCGTGAGGCAGGAAAAGCTGTAAAGGCCGATACTGATTCGTGGGTGACATCACTAATTCCAATCGGGGATGGATTGTTGCTTGCAACGAAGTTGTAG
- a CDS encoding M17 family metallopeptidase yields the protein MLHDDATVDRLYLLGLGDQSLTSYRTAGAAIGRKVRGKAIEIISLCAESAPEIKAHGVSALLGAYSWSLKTGKEVEIPRIGIATLDEKTVTRASVIAKALYTARDLVHTPSNIKNPLWMAQEAKKIADECGLAIKVLAGKQLAEFGGLRAVGNSSPTPGPRFIELSYIPRMRGNSAAALPHIVIVGKGITFDTGGVSLKRPYEFMTAMKSDMAGAAAALATISALPQLQPKVRVTVLMMCAENALSGSAQRPSDVITQYGGTTVEIINTDAEGRLVLADGLAYAVANLDPDYLIDIATLTGSATLGLGRQYAALYSRDEKLAKKLMEIGEESGERVWHMPLIDDYADSLDSDVADLNHAADKGDYSAGSVTAALYLEHFVGDSRWVHLDIAGTGRSENDSGENVKGGTGFGVRLFIDWIVSLS from the coding sequence GTGCTTCACGATGATGCCACCGTTGATCGCCTTTATCTTCTCGGTCTCGGAGATCAATCCCTTACTTCTTATCGCACAGCTGGCGCAGCTATCGGGCGCAAAGTGCGTGGAAAAGCAATAGAAATCATTTCACTCTGTGCCGAGAGCGCTCCTGAAATTAAAGCGCATGGAGTTTCAGCTTTACTTGGCGCCTATTCGTGGAGCTTAAAGACAGGTAAAGAAGTTGAGATTCCTCGAATTGGTATTGCAACTCTTGATGAAAAAACTGTTACTCGCGCATCGGTCATTGCAAAAGCGCTCTATACCGCGCGAGATCTAGTTCATACGCCATCAAATATTAAGAATCCGTTGTGGATGGCGCAAGAAGCGAAGAAGATTGCAGATGAATGTGGATTGGCGATCAAGGTATTAGCCGGTAAGCAACTGGCTGAATTTGGGGGACTACGCGCAGTGGGAAACTCCTCGCCAACACCTGGACCACGCTTTATTGAACTTTCGTATATTCCAAGGATGCGTGGCAATTCAGCGGCAGCGCTACCTCATATTGTCATTGTCGGAAAAGGAATCACCTTTGATACCGGTGGTGTTTCACTTAAGCGCCCCTATGAATTTATGACGGCCATGAAGAGTGATATGGCGGGGGCGGCTGCCGCCCTTGCAACTATCAGCGCACTTCCACAATTACAACCCAAGGTGCGAGTAACCGTCTTGATGATGTGCGCCGAAAATGCACTCTCGGGTAGTGCGCAGCGACCATCAGATGTCATCACGCAATATGGCGGTACCACTGTCGAAATCATTAATACAGATGCCGAGGGAAGACTCGTTCTTGCCGATGGGCTTGCTTATGCGGTGGCAAACCTCGACCCGGATTACCTGATTGATATTGCAACACTGACAGGTTCTGCAACCCTTGGGCTAGGCCGCCAATATGCCGCCCTGTATTCGCGCGATGAAAAACTTGCTAAGAAATTGATGGAGATCGGCGAGGAAAGTGGCGAACGTGTCTGGCATATGCCACTCATCGATGATTACGCCGATTCCCTCGACAGTGATGTGGCAGACCTAAATCACGCAGCAGATAAGGGAGATTACTCTGCCGGATCAGTCACCGCAGCCTTATATCTCGAACATTTTGTCGGAGATAGTCGCTGGGTGCACCTCGATATCGCCGGAACAGGGCGTAGTGAAAATGACTCTGGAGAAAATGTGAAAGGCGGCACTGGATTCGGCGTGCGTTTATTCATTGATTGGATAGTGTCTCTCTCATGA
- a CDS encoding DEAD/DEAH box helicase — MSITFADLPLRKETIDALNEHGFTSPFPIQEMVMPIALADGDVIGQAKTGTGKTLAFGIPVIERVIAPNDADWSQLANQGHPQVLIVVPTRELCVQVTKDIEELSFNRGIRTLAVYGGRAFEPQIEALQKGVEIVVGTPGRLLDLYRQGQLTLKNVSRVVLDEADEMLDLGFLPDVEKIFTSTPARQQTMLFSATMPGDIIALARRFMNQPVHIRTQDNEDEGAVVSRIVQHVIRAHAMDKIELLGRILQANGRGPTIVFCRTKRTAQKTSDELVERGFNAATIHGDLGQSAREKALNDFKAGKSDVLIATDVAARGIDIDGITHVINYQCPEDEKTYVHRIGRTARAGAHGISVTFVDWDDLARWKMIDTALKLGLAEPLETYSSSDHLYEMLDIPRDSTGSLKKVRAPKVEKATPAKSAPKSSAPQVKRERTRTKRISS, encoded by the coding sequence GTGTCGATAACTTTCGCAGACTTACCACTTCGCAAAGAGACAATCGATGCGCTCAATGAACATGGCTTTACTTCACCTTTTCCTATTCAAGAGATGGTCATGCCTATTGCACTTGCCGATGGCGATGTGATTGGTCAAGCAAAGACCGGTACCGGTAAGACCCTCGCATTTGGAATTCCAGTCATTGAGCGCGTGATTGCACCCAATGATGCTGATTGGTCACAACTAGCTAATCAGGGGCATCCGCAAGTTCTCATTGTTGTTCCAACGCGCGAGCTCTGCGTTCAGGTCACCAAAGATATTGAAGAGCTCTCCTTCAACCGCGGAATTCGCACTTTGGCTGTCTACGGCGGCCGGGCATTTGAACCACAGATTGAAGCGCTACAAAAGGGCGTCGAGATTGTGGTGGGAACCCCAGGTCGCTTATTAGATTTATATCGTCAAGGACAACTCACGCTGAAGAACGTTTCGCGAGTAGTTCTGGATGAAGCTGATGAAATGCTTGATCTCGGTTTCTTACCTGATGTTGAGAAAATCTTTACTAGTACTCCTGCTCGCCAGCAGACGATGCTCTTTTCAGCGACCATGCCCGGGGACATCATTGCTTTAGCACGTCGTTTCATGAACCAGCCTGTGCACATTCGCACGCAAGATAATGAGGATGAAGGCGCAGTTGTCTCTCGCATTGTGCAGCACGTGATCCGCGCGCACGCCATGGATAAAATCGAGCTACTTGGACGCATTCTTCAAGCCAATGGTCGCGGGCCAACTATTGTCTTTTGTCGCACCAAGCGCACCGCACAGAAGACATCAGATGAGTTAGTAGAGCGTGGATTTAACGCGGCAACTATCCACGGTGATCTCGGGCAATCTGCGCGCGAAAAGGCGCTCAATGATTTCAAGGCTGGTAAATCAGATGTCCTGATTGCAACAGATGTTGCAGCACGTGGAATTGATATCGATGGTATTACTCACGTCATTAATTACCAATGCCCAGAAGATGAGAAGACATATGTGCACCGCATTGGTCGTACTGCGCGAGCCGGCGCCCACGGTATTTCAGTAACCTTCGTTGACTGGGATGATCTCGCGCGTTGGAAGATGATTGATACCGCACTCAAATTAGGTCTAGCAGAACCACTTGAAACATATTCCTCTTCAGATCACTTATATGAAATGCTCGACATTCCGCGCGATTCAACTGGAAGTCTCAAGAAGGTGCGTGCACCCAAGGTTGAGAAAGCTACTCCGGCAAAGAGTGCTCCAAAGAGTTCAGCTCCACAGGTAAAACGCGAACGCACTCGGACTAAGCGAATATCTAGCTAA